ATCGACACCAGCGTCTTTGTAGCTGACAGTGCTCATGGATATGCCTTTAGTGAGGTTATTTATTGTTTAATAGATTTTAACAAAAGTATGTTAAAATCGTTATAAAAATAGCAAAAGGTGTTAGGATTCTATGGCGTATGAACATGCAATTGTTTTAACGGGTGGGATTGCCACTGGCAAAAGTACGGTCTCGTCAATGCTAAAATCACATGGTTTTGATGTGATTGACGCGGACGTCATCGCAAAAGAGGTTTTGCCTTTACATGTAAAAGAGGTGGAAGCACTTTTTGGAGATCGTGTCATTAAAGAGGGTACGATTGATCGTAAAGCACTTGGCGCATTGATTTTTAATGATAAAAAAGAGCGCGAAAAGCTCAATGCCTTTTTACATCCGTTGATTCGGCAAGAGATTTTCAGACGTTGTGACTTGTTAGAAGCGAAGCAAAAGCCCTATATCATCGATATTCCACTCTATTTTGAGAGTGATGGCTACGCGTGTAAGCTCGTTGCGGTTGTCTATGCACCTGTAGAGGTGCAGCGCAAACGGTT
Above is a genomic segment from Sulfurospirillum halorespirans DSM 13726 containing:
- the coaE gene encoding dephospho-CoA kinase (Dephospho-CoA kinase (CoaE) performs the final step in coenzyme A biosynthesis.), whose translation is MAYEHAIVLTGGIATGKSTVSSMLKSHGFDVIDADVIAKEVLPLHVKEVEALFGDRVIKEGTIDRKALGALIFNDKKEREKLNAFLHPLIRQEIFRRCDLLEAKQKPYIIDIPLYFESDGYACKLVAVVYAPVEVQRKRLMVRENFTKEEAQKRIDAQISIEEKKILADFLINNSFDMKFLESEIEKFIKFVRGIYAHCKI